In one Nicotiana tomentosiformis chromosome 6, ASM39032v3, whole genome shotgun sequence genomic region, the following are encoded:
- the LOC104113472 gene encoding aspartyl protease APCB1 isoform X2, which yields MEDTTNDSPVKGVVIITLPPPDNPSLGKTITAFTLSDSPPQHQQQQEPPQQSQSSVQQQDSNTGFFHVSLERAFLFRPRIVLGLLGISIIALSFWSSLSQETLFELRDVDRDDHNSSNSSFILPLYPKRGSGWNSRTDVEFKLGRFVDFKPDIVMELVNDREKMAKSVSAATKLDSSANFPVKCNIHLDGLYYTYMLVGNPPKPYFLDIDTGSDLMWIQCDAPCTSCAKGAHPLYKPRNVNMIPPKNPYCVEVQENLRSKYCDNCHQCDYEIEYADHSSSVGVLAKDTLQLVLANGTGTKSDVVFGCAYDQQGTLLNTLANTDGILGLSRAPISLPSQLASHGFINNVIGHCLGTDTNGGYLFLGNDFVPHWRMSWVPMLNAPFLNLYQAGLMKMNYGRKELQLGSMRDGKGTVVFDSGSTYTYFTNQGYKALISMLEEISSEDLIKDASDTTLPICWRAKFPVRSITEVRQFFKPLNLQFGSKWRIASTKLSIPAEGYLTTSEKGNVCLGILDGSNIHDGSAIILGDISLRGQLFVYDNVNEKIGWIRSNCERPQKLLSLPFF from the exons ATGGAGGACACCACCAATGACTCTCCTGTAAAAGGGGTAGTAATAATCACACTACCACCTCCTGATAATCCTTCTTTAGGCAAAACCATAACTGCATTTACACTCTCTGATTCACCACcccaacaccaacaacaacaagaaccaCCACAACAAAGTCAATCTTCAGTTCAACAGCAAGATTCAAACACTGGtttttttcatgtttctttaGAAAGAGCTTTCCTTTTTCGGCCAAGAATTGTTCTTGGGCTTTTGGGTATATCTATAATTGCCTTATCATTCTGGTCTTCACTTTCACAAGAGACCCTTTTTGAATTAAGAGATGTGGACCGTGATGATCATAATAGTTCCAACAGTTCTTTTATTCTTCCTTTGTATCCTAAGCGTGGTAGTGGGTGGAATTCAAGGACAGATGTGGAGttcaaacttgggaggtttgtggATTTTAAACCTGATATTGTTATGGAGCTGGTCAATGATCGAGAAAAGATGGCCAAGTCTGTGTCTGCTGCTACTAAGTTAGACTCTTCTGCTAATTTTCCTGTCAAGTGTAATATTCATTTGGATGG GTTGTACTACACATATATGCTTGTGGGGAATCCTCCTAAGCCTTATTTTCTTGATATCGATACGGGAAGTGACTTGATGTGGATCCAATGTGATGCTCCATGCACTAGCTGTGCCAAG GGAGCCCACCCATTGTACAAGCCCAGAAATGTCAATATGATACCTCCAAAAAACCCCTATTGTGTTGAGGTTCAAGAGAATCTCAGGTCCAAGTATTGTGATAACTGCCATCAATGTGATTATGAGATAGAATATGCCGACCACAGCTCTTCTGTTGGGGTTCTTGCAAAAGATACACTTCAATTGGTGCTTGCAAATGGGACAGGAACCAAGTCAGATGTTGTTTTCGG CTGTGCATATGATCAGCAAGGCACACTTCTCAACACGCTAGCAAACACCGATGGGATCCTTGGACTTAGCAGAGCTCCAATCAGTTTACCTTCTCAGCTAGCAAGCCATGGGTTCATCAACAATGTTATTGGACATTGTCTTGGCACTGATACAAATGGGGGCTACTTGTTTTTAGGCAATGATTTTGTCCCACATTGGCGAATGTCATGGGTCCCTATGCTGAATGCCCCTTTTCT AAATCTTTATCAAGCAGGATTGATGAAAATGAACTATGGAAGAAAAGAACTCCAATTAGGCAGCATGAGAGATGGAAAAGGAACTGTAGTGTTTGACAGTGGCAGTACTTACACTTATTTCACAAATCAAGGATATAAAGCTTTAATTTCCATG CTTGAAGAGATTTCTAGTGAAGATCTTATCAAAGATGCATCAGACACGACATTACCCATTTGCTGGCGAGCTAAATTTCCAGTAAG GTCTATTACAGAGGTAAGGCAATTCTTCAAACCACTAAACCTTCAATTTGGAAGCAAGTGGCGTATAGCGTCCACAAAGCTCTCGATTCCTGCAGAGGGGTATTTGACTACAAGT GAAAAGGGTAATGTGTGTTTAGGTATACTTGACGGAAGCAATATTCATGATGGTTCTGCTATAATACTTGGAG
- the LOC104113472 gene encoding aspartyl protease APCB1 isoform X3 has product MDFKPGKELNWLYYTYMLVGNPPKPYFLDIDTGSDLMWIQCDAPCTSCAKGAHPLYKPRNVNMIPPKNPYCVEVQENLRSKYCDNCHQCDYEIEYADHSSSVGVLAKDTLQLVLANGTGTKSDVVFGCAYDQQGTLLNTLANTDGILGLSRAPISLPSQLASHGFINNVIGHCLGTDTNGGYLFLGNDFVPHWRMSWVPMLNAPFLNLYQAGLMKMNYGRKELQLGSMRDGKGTVVFDSGSTYTYFTNQGYKALISMLEEISSEDLIKDASDTTLPICWRAKFPVRSITEVRQFFKPLNLQFGSKWRIASTKLSIPAEGYLTTSEKGNVCLGILDGSNIHDGSAIILGDISLRGQLFVYDNVNEKIGWIRSNCERPQKLLSLPFF; this is encoded by the exons ATGGACTTCAAGCCAGGCAAAGAACTAAATTG GTTGTACTACACATATATGCTTGTGGGGAATCCTCCTAAGCCTTATTTTCTTGATATCGATACGGGAAGTGACTTGATGTGGATCCAATGTGATGCTCCATGCACTAGCTGTGCCAAG GGAGCCCACCCATTGTACAAGCCCAGAAATGTCAATATGATACCTCCAAAAAACCCCTATTGTGTTGAGGTTCAAGAGAATCTCAGGTCCAAGTATTGTGATAACTGCCATCAATGTGATTATGAGATAGAATATGCCGACCACAGCTCTTCTGTTGGGGTTCTTGCAAAAGATACACTTCAATTGGTGCTTGCAAATGGGACAGGAACCAAGTCAGATGTTGTTTTCGG CTGTGCATATGATCAGCAAGGCACACTTCTCAACACGCTAGCAAACACCGATGGGATCCTTGGACTTAGCAGAGCTCCAATCAGTTTACCTTCTCAGCTAGCAAGCCATGGGTTCATCAACAATGTTATTGGACATTGTCTTGGCACTGATACAAATGGGGGCTACTTGTTTTTAGGCAATGATTTTGTCCCACATTGGCGAATGTCATGGGTCCCTATGCTGAATGCCCCTTTTCT AAATCTTTATCAAGCAGGATTGATGAAAATGAACTATGGAAGAAAAGAACTCCAATTAGGCAGCATGAGAGATGGAAAAGGAACTGTAGTGTTTGACAGTGGCAGTACTTACACTTATTTCACAAATCAAGGATATAAAGCTTTAATTTCCATG CTTGAAGAGATTTCTAGTGAAGATCTTATCAAAGATGCATCAGACACGACATTACCCATTTGCTGGCGAGCTAAATTTCCAGTAAG GTCTATTACAGAGGTAAGGCAATTCTTCAAACCACTAAACCTTCAATTTGGAAGCAAGTGGCGTATAGCGTCCACAAAGCTCTCGATTCCTGCAGAGGGGTATTTGACTACAAGT GAAAAGGGTAATGTGTGTTTAGGTATACTTGACGGAAGCAATATTCATGATGGTTCTGCTATAATACTTGGAG